A DNA window from Sulfitobacter noctilucicola contains the following coding sequences:
- the pepN gene encoding aminopeptidase N — protein MRDAAPKTIYLSDYTPYPWTVDSVDLHFTLDPHATRVRSLIRFAPNPAFTGETPNTMFLHGEQIKLISAQIEGTAINPDLTGEGLTCAVPGGPFTWESEVEIDPANNTALEGLYMSNGMYCTQCEAEGFRKITFYPDRPDVMSVFTVTVEGPHPVLLSNGNPVVTENHLAKWHDPWPKPAYLFALVAGDLVAHSDSFTTMSGRHVDLNLYVRPGDEGKCAFGMQALKASMKWDEDVYGREYDLDLFNIVAVDDFNMGAMENKGLNIFNSSAVLASPETSTDLNFERIEAIIAHEYFHNWTGNRITCRDWFQLCLKEGLTVYRDSQFTSDMRSAPVKRISDVIDLRGRQFAEDQGPLAHPVRPESFQEINNFYTATVYEKGAEVIGMLKTLVGDEAYYKALDLYFTRHDGDAATIEDWLKVFEESTGRDLAQFKRWYSQAGTPRLSVEHSFELDTLTLTFTQHTPPSAATPDPQPQVIPIAVGLIYPDGTEALETRVLEMTKATQSFRFTGLEDEPVPSILRGFSAPVVLTHDLSDADRAHLLAHDTDPFNRWEQGRMLARKSLLAMITEGADPDPAYLAGIHKVATDTTLDPATRALMLDMPSEAELATVLHEAGTAPDPAAIYAAREAMAEARADAFADVAADIYAANTVTEAYQPNADQAGRRVLGNAMLAMITRRDDGAQAAAQYDGADNMNQQLVALALLVGAGKGDEKLQAFEKQWQDDRLVMDKWFGLQVSKAKPEDAAATARRLTEHPAFTHTNPNRFRAVFGALVMHHAGFHHASGDAYTLLADWLITLDPLNPQTTARMCSAFQTWKRYDSDQQAKMLAEITRILATPNLSRDTTEMLTRIKGA, from the coding sequence ATGCGCGATGCCGCTCCGAAAACGATCTATCTGTCCGATTACACGCCCTATCCGTGGACCGTCGACAGCGTCGATTTGCACTTTACCCTCGACCCGCATGCGACCCGCGTACGCAGCTTGATCCGTTTCGCCCCCAATCCAGCCTTTACCGGCGAGACCCCGAACACCATGTTCCTGCACGGCGAGCAGATCAAACTGATCTCGGCGCAGATTGAGGGCACGGCGATCAATCCCGACCTGACGGGCGAAGGATTGACCTGTGCGGTGCCGGGCGGACCGTTCACTTGGGAATCCGAGGTCGAAATCGACCCCGCGAACAACACCGCCCTTGAGGGGCTTTATATGTCAAACGGCATGTATTGCACTCAATGCGAGGCCGAAGGGTTCCGCAAGATCACATTCTACCCTGACCGTCCCGATGTGATGAGCGTCTTTACCGTAACGGTTGAGGGCCCGCATCCCGTGTTGCTTTCAAATGGCAATCCGGTCGTCACTGAAAACCATCTCGCCAAATGGCATGATCCCTGGCCCAAACCGGCGTATCTTTTCGCATTGGTTGCGGGTGATTTGGTTGCCCATTCCGACAGCTTCACCACCATGTCAGGCCGCCACGTCGATCTGAACCTTTATGTGCGTCCCGGTGACGAGGGCAAATGCGCCTTTGGCATGCAGGCGCTCAAGGCCTCAATGAAATGGGACGAAGACGTCTATGGCCGCGAATACGATCTGGATCTGTTCAACATCGTCGCCGTGGACGATTTCAACATGGGCGCGATGGAGAACAAGGGCCTGAATATCTTTAACTCCTCTGCTGTTCTTGCATCGCCGGAAACATCCACCGATCTGAACTTTGAACGGATCGAAGCAATCATCGCGCACGAGTATTTCCACAACTGGACCGGCAACCGCATCACCTGCCGCGATTGGTTCCAGCTTTGCCTCAAGGAAGGGCTGACCGTCTACCGCGACAGCCAGTTCACCTCCGATATGCGCTCGGCCCCCGTCAAACGTATTTCTGATGTCATCGACCTGCGCGGTCGCCAGTTCGCCGAGGACCAAGGCCCGCTGGCCCACCCCGTCCGGCCCGAAAGCTTTCAGGAAATCAACAACTTCTATACTGCCACCGTCTATGAAAAGGGTGCCGAGGTCATCGGGATGCTGAAAACCCTTGTCGGGGACGAAGCCTATTATAAAGCACTCGATCTCTATTTCACGCGCCATGATGGCGATGCAGCCACCATCGAGGACTGGCTGAAGGTGTTCGAGGAAAGCACAGGCCGCGACCTTGCCCAATTCAAGCGCTGGTACTCACAGGCGGGCACCCCGCGCCTGTCGGTCGAACATAGCTTCGAGCTGGACACGCTGACCCTGACCTTTACGCAACATACACCGCCCAGCGCGGCGACACCCGATCCGCAGCCGCAGGTGATCCCGATTGCTGTTGGCCTGATCTATCCTGACGGGACCGAGGCGCTGGAAACCCGCGTGCTGGAAATGACCAAAGCCACCCAGAGCTTCCGTTTCACAGGGCTGGAAGATGAACCCGTTCCATCCATTTTGCGCGGCTTTTCCGCACCTGTGGTGCTGACCCATGACTTAAGCGATGCGGACCGCGCCCATCTGCTGGCCCATGACACCGATCCCTTCAACCGTTGGGAACAGGGGCGCATGCTGGCGCGCAAATCACTGCTTGCCATGATCACAGAAGGCGCAGACCCCGACCCCGCCTATCTTGCGGGCATTCACAAGGTCGCCACCGACACTACGCTTGATCCCGCGACCCGTGCGCTGATGCTGGACATGCCGTCAGAAGCAGAACTTGCTACCGTCCTGCACGAAGCAGGCACCGCGCCCGACCCTGCGGCAATATATGCCGCACGCGAGGCGATGGCCGAAGCGCGCGCCGACGCCTTTGCTGACGTCGCCGCCGACATCTATGCGGCCAATACCGTAACCGAAGCCTATCAGCCGAACGCCGATCAGGCGGGACGGCGCGTTCTTGGCAATGCCATGCTGGCGATGATCACGCGGCGTGATGACGGCGCACAGGCGGCTGCACAATATGACGGCGCCGACAATATGAACCAACAGCTTGTGGCGCTGGCCCTGCTCGTTGGTGCGGGCAAAGGCGATGAAAAGCTGCAAGCTTTTGAAAAGCAATGGCAGGATGACCGCCTGGTGATGGACAAGTGGTTCGGTCTTCAGGTCTCCAAGGCGAAGCCGGAGGACGCCGCCGCCACGGCGCGCCGTCTGACCGAACACCCCGCCTTTACCCACACCAACCCCAACCGTTTTCGTGCAGTCTTCGGCGCGCTTGTGATGCATCACGCGGGCTTTCACCACGCTTCCGGTGACGCCTACACGCTGCTGGCCGACTGGCTGATCACCCTTGATCCGTTGAACCCGCAAACCACGGCACGTATGTGCTCTGCCTTCCAGACGTGGAAACGCTATGACAGTGACCAGCAGGCTAAAATGCTGGCAGAGATCACCCGCATCCTCGCCACGCCAAACCTTAGCCGTGACACCACCGAAATGCTGACCCGCATTAAAGGAGCGTAA
- a CDS encoding DUF2256 domain-containing protein: protein MTRMRKKSDLPQKDCVTCGRPFVWRRKWAKVWETVKYCSDRCRNERPKQT, encoded by the coding sequence ATGACGCGCATGCGCAAGAAGTCCGATTTGCCTCAGAAGGATTGCGTCACTTGTGGCCGCCCTTTTGTCTGGCGGCGTAAATGGGCCAAGGTCTGGGAAACGGTGAAATACTGCTCTGACCGCTGCAGGAATGAGCGCCCAAAACAGACCTGA
- a CDS encoding malate synthase G codes for MARIEKHGLQVDETLVSFIEEKALGGTGVAADDFWAGFSALVHDMGPKNRDLLNKRADIQSKIDEWHKARSNQPHDTTAYMSFLKEIGYLVPEGDDFSIDTANVDPEIASIAGPQLVVPITNARFALNAANARWGSLYDGFYGTDAMGTQPPKGPYNQGHGARVVARSRVFLDEAFPIEGVSHADATKYAVRDGALTVDDQPLMQPEKFVGYRGDAQTPDRVLLRNNGLHVELVFDRSHPIGSRDQAGLADVQLESAVSAIMDCEDSVACVDAEDKVLAYGNWLGLMKGDLEESFVKGGAEMTRRLNADRDYTTPDGGTTTLKGRALMLVRNVGHLMTNPAVLDRDGNEVFEGLMDAMVTTLIAKHDLGREGGNSVTGSVYVVKPKMHGPEEVAFSDEIFTHVEKALGLPKNTVKLGIMDEERRTSANLKECIRAAKSRVAFINTGFLDRTGDEIHTSMEAGPFSRKDYIKNKPWINAYEMQNVDIGLECGLSGKAQIGKGMWAMPDMMAAMLEQKIGHPKSGANCAWVPSPTAATLHALHYHKVDVFAVQDKLRETGRRTYKETLLDIPLATYQKWTDAQVQREVENNVQGILGYVVRWIDQGVGCSKVPDMNNVGLMEDRATCRISAQHVANWLHHEIVSRDMVMSAMQKMAAVVDDQNAGDPLYRPMSPSFDGIAFKAACDLVFEGRTQPSGYTEPVLHARRLELKAAS; via the coding sequence ATGGCACGGATCGAAAAACATGGCTTGCAGGTAGACGAGACGCTGGTCTCTTTTATCGAGGAAAAAGCACTGGGTGGCACGGGTGTTGCTGCTGATGATTTCTGGGCAGGGTTCTCTGCTTTGGTCCATGATATGGGGCCGAAGAACCGCGATCTTCTGAACAAACGCGCTGATATTCAGTCAAAAATCGACGAATGGCATAAAGCCCGTTCGAACCAGCCGCACGATACCACAGCCTACATGTCTTTTCTCAAAGAGATCGGCTATCTGGTGCCCGAGGGTGACGATTTTTCTATCGATACCGCGAATGTTGATCCCGAGATTGCCTCTATCGCTGGGCCGCAGCTGGTTGTCCCCATTACAAACGCGCGGTTTGCGCTGAACGCGGCCAACGCCCGGTGGGGCAGTCTTTATGACGGGTTCTACGGCACAGATGCGATGGGCACACAGCCACCTAAAGGGCCCTATAATCAGGGACACGGTGCTCGCGTTGTTGCGCGATCACGTGTGTTTCTAGATGAAGCGTTCCCCATTGAAGGGGTGAGCCACGCAGATGCCACGAAGTATGCGGTGCGGGATGGCGCGCTGACCGTAGACGACCAGCCGCTGATGCAACCGGAGAAATTTGTCGGGTATCGCGGCGACGCGCAAACACCGGACAGGGTCTTATTGCGCAATAACGGTCTGCATGTGGAATTGGTGTTTGACCGTAGCCATCCGATTGGCAGCCGCGATCAGGCCGGTCTGGCAGATGTGCAGCTGGAAAGCGCGGTTTCCGCCATTATGGATTGCGAAGATTCCGTGGCTTGCGTTGATGCCGAGGATAAGGTTCTGGCTTATGGCAACTGGCTGGGGTTGATGAAGGGCGATCTGGAAGAGAGCTTTGTCAAAGGCGGGGCCGAGATGACGCGCCGCCTGAACGCTGATCGTGACTACACCACACCCGATGGCGGGACCACCACGCTCAAGGGGCGGGCGCTGATGCTTGTGCGCAACGTGGGCCACCTGATGACAAACCCTGCGGTGCTGGACCGCGACGGCAACGAAGTGTTTGAAGGTTTGATGGACGCGATGGTCACCACGCTGATTGCCAAGCACGACCTTGGCCGCGAAGGTGGCAATTCAGTTACCGGTTCGGTCTATGTCGTCAAACCAAAGATGCACGGACCTGAAGAGGTTGCGTTCTCGGACGAGATTTTCACCCACGTCGAAAAGGCGCTGGGCCTGCCCAAGAATACGGTCAAGCTGGGCATCATGGACGAGGAAAGACGCACGTCTGCGAACCTTAAAGAGTGCATCCGTGCCGCAAAATCGCGTGTGGCCTTTATCAACACCGGCTTTTTGGACCGGACGGGCGACGAGATCCATACCTCGATGGAAGCAGGCCCGTTCAGCCGCAAAGACTATATCAAGAACAAGCCGTGGATTAACGCCTACGAGATGCAAAACGTCGATATCGGACTGGAATGTGGTCTCTCGGGTAAGGCGCAGATCGGTAAAGGTATGTGGGCCATGCCCGACATGATGGCCGCGATGCTGGAACAGAAGATCGGGCATCCCAAATCCGGTGCGAACTGTGCCTGGGTCCCGTCACCAACGGCGGCAACGCTGCACGCGTTGCATTATCACAAGGTCGACGTCTTTGCCGTGCAAGACAAACTGCGCGAGACAGGGCGGCGGACCTATAAAGAAACACTGCTGGATATCCCGCTGGCGACCTACCAGAAATGGACAGACGCGCAGGTGCAGCGTGAGGTGGAAAACAATGTGCAAGGTATCCTTGGATACGTCGTGCGCTGGATTGATCAGGGGGTCGGTTGCTCAAAGGTGCCTGACATGAACAACGTGGGCCTGATGGAAGACCGTGCGACCTGCCGCATCTCGGCACAGCACGTGGCCAACTGGTTGCACCATGAAATTGTCAGCCGTGATATGGTGATGTCGGCGATGCAAAAAATGGCAGCGGTCGTAGACGACCAAAACGCAGGTGATCCGCTGTATCGTCCGATGTCACCGTCTTTTGATGGCATCGCGTTCAAAGCGGCTTGTGATCTGGTTTTCGAAGGCCGCACGCAGCCATCGGGCTACACCGAGCCGGTTTTGCATGCACGTCGTCTTGAGTTGAAGGCTGCGAGCTAA
- a CDS encoding GlcG/HbpS family heme-binding protein: protein MTISLRKARTIIRKALEKGRELELKPLSVIVLDAGGHVQAFEREDGASVGRFGIAHGKAYGSVMMGMAGTAQMKRAEDQAYFLAAVNGVFGGNVVPVPGGVLLRDKKGAVIGAVGVTGDSSDNDAIAAMAGIEAANLVGEI, encoded by the coding sequence ATGACAATCTCATTGCGCAAGGCGCGGACAATCATTCGCAAAGCACTGGAAAAAGGCCGCGAGCTGGAACTGAAGCCGCTTTCGGTGATCGTGTTGGACGCGGGCGGGCACGTGCAGGCGTTTGAACGTGAGGACGGTGCATCCGTCGGTCGTTTTGGCATTGCGCATGGCAAGGCGTACGGTTCCGTCATGATGGGCATGGCCGGCACGGCGCAAATGAAGCGTGCCGAAGATCAGGCCTACTTTCTGGCAGCCGTGAACGGCGTGTTTGGCGGTAACGTTGTCCCTGTGCCGGGCGGTGTTTTGTTGCGTGACAAGAAAGGTGCCGTGATTGGTGCTGTGGGTGTGACGGGCGACAGCTCTGACAACGATGCGATTGCCGCGATGGCGGGGATCGAGGCCGCAAATCTGGTCGGCGAAATCTAA
- a CDS encoding gamma-glutamyl-gamma-aminobutyrate hydrolase family protein yields the protein MARPVVGIIGNSYLLNDQYPVHAGGQMNSDAVADVSGCLPLIIPSDPRHVSVEELLEVCDGFLLTGGRPNVHPEEYGEAATEAHGEFDRARDAIALPLVRACVERGQPFFGVCRGFQEVNVAMGGTLYPEIRELPGRMNHRMPPDGTMEEKFELRHDVTFTEGGLFHNVMGKSRVRTNTLHGQGIKEPGPRIVIDGHADDGTPEAIYVQGAAGFTLAVQWHPEWNAADDAVSRPLFTAFGDAVRDWSARAARPALKAV from the coding sequence ATGGCACGACCCGTCGTTGGTATTATCGGCAATTCCTATCTGCTGAACGATCAGTATCCGGTCCATGCAGGTGGACAGATGAATTCTGACGCGGTTGCAGATGTGTCGGGATGCCTTCCGCTTATTATCCCGTCCGATCCGCGCCATGTAAGCGTTGAGGAACTGCTGGAGGTCTGTGACGGCTTTCTGCTGACGGGCGGGCGTCCGAATGTGCACCCCGAAGAATACGGCGAAGCGGCAACCGAAGCGCATGGCGAGTTTGACCGGGCCCGAGATGCGATTGCCCTGCCGCTTGTGCGGGCCTGCGTTGAGCGTGGTCAGCCTTTTTTTGGCGTTTGTCGCGGCTTTCAGGAAGTGAACGTTGCCATGGGCGGGACGCTTTACCCCGAGATACGTGAATTGCCTGGCCGAATGAACCACCGCATGCCTCCCGATGGGACCATGGAAGAGAAGTTCGAACTGCGCCATGATGTGACCTTCACCGAAGGGGGCTTGTTCCACAATGTGATGGGCAAGTCGCGGGTGCGGACGAATACGCTGCACGGGCAGGGGATCAAGGAACCCGGTCCACGTATCGTAATTGACGGGCACGCGGATGATGGAACGCCCGAAGCGATCTACGTACAAGGCGCTGCCGGTTTCACCCTTGCGGTTCAGTGGCATCCAGAATGGAATGCTGCTGACGATGCTGTATCACGTCCGCTGTTTACCGCATTCGGTGATGCTGTGCGTGATTGGTCTGCCCGCGCTGCGCGTCCTGCGTTGAAAGCGGTCTGA
- a CDS encoding REP-associated tyrosine transposase, translated as MSNYIRRRTPGATYIFTLRLAQRHDDLLLRRIDHLRRCMRATLERYPFRIDAITVLPATIHMLCTLPPDDDAYPARIALLKSQFSRGCPMPPHRTLSQIKRAEKGIWQRRYWEHAIQDAADFDRHRDLIYLSPVHAGLCPRPQDWPHTSLHRDLRRGAPIPPAFGFDRGTPQLAGNTTLSRQNEKTRELLEEQRLS; from the coding sequence ATGTCAAACTACATCCGCCGCCGCACACCGGGTGCTACGTATATCTTCACCCTGCGTCTCGCACAGCGCCACGATGACCTGTTGCTGCGCCGCATTGATCATTTGCGCCGCTGCATGCGTGCCACTCTGGAGCGCTATCCGTTTCGCATTGATGCGATTACCGTGCTGCCGGCCACGATCCATATGCTTTGCACGCTGCCGCCTGATGATGACGCCTATCCCGCCCGCATCGCTTTGTTGAAATCACAATTTTCGCGCGGCTGTCCCATGCCACCCCACCGCACCCTGTCCCAGATCAAACGCGCAGAAAAGGGCATTTGGCAGAGGCGCTATTGGGAACATGCGATCCAAGATGCGGCCGACTTTGACCGTCACCGCGACCTGATCTATCTCAGCCCGGTTCACGCGGGCCTGTGCCCCCGGCCGCAGGACTGGCCGCATACATCTTTGCACCGTGACCTGCGCCGAGGGGCACCAATTCCACCCGCCTTCGGCTTTGACCGGGGCACGCCGCAGCTTGCTGGAAACACAACTCTATCGCGGCAAAACGAAAAAACACGCGAGTTGCTAGAAGAACAGAGGCTTTCGTGA
- a CDS encoding methyltransferase family protein has product MAKWRDTEGLTFSQLVDLPPVWLLAMLLLTWAQTQLLPALTVPFTLTSGLGVVLVLCGIGLMFWAVAAFRQHQTSVVPHQTPDRIITSGPFTRSRNPIYLGDVLVLGGAILWWGAWPALVLIPVFVFVLTRRFIAPEEARMKESFGELFDDFAEKTPRWL; this is encoded by the coding sequence TTGGCCAAGTGGCGTGACACGGAGGGTTTGACCTTTTCGCAACTGGTGGATTTGCCGCCTGTCTGGCTCCTTGCTATGCTGCTGCTGACGTGGGCGCAAACGCAACTTTTGCCCGCGCTGACGGTGCCTTTCACCCTGACCAGTGGCTTGGGTGTTGTATTGGTTTTGTGTGGTATTGGTCTCATGTTCTGGGCCGTGGCCGCGTTCCGGCAGCATCAGACCAGCGTGGTGCCGCATCAGACGCCGGACCGTATCATTACCTCAGGTCCGTTCACCCGCAGCCGCAATCCGATCTATCTGGGCGATGTGCTGGTTTTAGGCGGGGCGATCCTCTGGTGGGGGGCGTGGCCCGCGCTTGTGCTGATTCCCGTCTTCGTCTTTGTTCTGACGCGACGCTTTATTGCGCCGGAAGAAGCGCGCATGAAAGAAAGTTTCGGCGAGCTATTCGATGACTTTGCTGAAAAAACGCCACGTTGGCTTTGA